A DNA window from Acropora palmata chromosome 12, jaAcrPala1.3, whole genome shotgun sequence contains the following coding sequences:
- the LOC141860005 gene encoding uncharacterized protein LOC141860005 — MAESEGDGTLDKPLVLTPKNIEVTSPSRSFLGSPFPFLNGTTRVPLQRIRCGEFDIRNEERWLEYEPLSTTLKFMHKDRRHFGHPCCTLVDCTDISAADLRVSAKFGYLDAMSGTVIIECRKIIDIHTPHRCSKVAPFSGSYVVQATFHVNYTGQMRDVLRSLRHAKQLESATERDSQDENVKPRDVPSITLADKKLREGLPDWTPYIPHRLYTPAVRTIIELIITVYTIFSILWALWQLYRHVDFIRAYIQPFVDALKYHVHQLDQCIQILNSLFEELTKQWLAYVKPGYVILSSFATPLISVANVLWSVIYSILLAVAFVVEPFFQFFQPLFNLLYLILIKTPYTVFKPAFSFIAKCWSLFCNGVLVRLVLAQISNIRSLLSWMVEILEKSMKLDPFKAQLILMRSNVINSGKALSVGLVYIFKNIERRVWLMFARPVDDKED; from the coding sequence atggccgaaaGCGAAGGTGACGGAACGCTGGACAAACCGTTGGTGTTAACCCCTAAAAACATTGAAGTCACAAGCCCAAGTCGATCATTTCTCGGATCTCCGTTTCCCTTTTTAAACGGAACTACTCGCGTTCCTCTTCAAAGAATCCGTtgtggggaatttgacattCGAAACGAGGAACGATGGTTGGAATACGAACCACTGTCGACAACTTTGAAGTTTATGCACAAGGATCGCAGACATTTCGGCCACCCATGTTGTACTTTAGTGGATTGTACGGACATTTCTGCTGCTGATTTGCGCGTCAGTGCGAAATTTGGGTACCTTGACGCAATGTCAGGCACTGTTATTATTGAGTGTCGAAAAATTATTGACATCCATACACCCCATCGCTGTAGTAAAGTCGCTCCTTTCTCTGGGAGTTACGTTGTTCAAGCGACTTTTCATGTAAATTACACGGGTCAAATGAGAGATGTTCTTAGGTCTTTACGGCACGCTAAGCAACTAGAATCGGCAACGGAAAGAGATTCCCAAGACGAAAATGTGAAACCTCGAGACGTGCCATCGATAACTTTAGCTGACAAGAAATTGAGAGAGGGTCTCCCTGATTGGACACCATACATACCTCACCGTCTCTACACGCCAGCTGTTCGCACAATTATTGAATTGATTATCACTGTGTACACGATCTTTTCCATTTTGTGGGCGTTGTGGCAATTGTATCGCCACGTTGACTTCATCAGAGCTTATATTCAGCCGTTTGTGGATGCGTTAAAGTATCACGTTCATCAGTTGGATCAGTGCATTCAAATCTTGAACAGCTTGTTTGAGGAGTTGACAAAGCAGTGGCTTGCATATGTAAAGCCAGGATATGTCATTCTATCCTCATTTGCAACACCCTTGATTTCTGTAGCAAATGTTTTGTGGTCAGTAATTTACAGCATTTTGTTAGCAGTGGCGTTTGTTGTTGAGCCATTTTTCCAGTTCTTTCAACCATTATTTAATCTTTTATATTTGATTTTAATCAAGACACCTTATACAGTATTTAAGCCAGCCTTCTCCTTCATAGcaaagtgttggtcattgttcTGTAATGGTGTACTTGTCCGTTTAGTTCTGGCGCAGATCAGCAACATCAGGAGTTTATTATCTTGGATGGTGGAAATTCTGGAGAAAAGTATGAAACTTGATCCTTTCAAAGCGCAGCTCATCCTGATGAGATCAAATGTCATCAATAGTGGAAAAGCTCTTAGTGTTGGTCTGGTGTACATCTTTAAGAACATTGAGCGGCGAGTGTGGTTAATGTTTGCACGTCCAGTTGACGACAAAGAGGATTAA
- the LOC141860004 gene encoding protein unc-45 homolog B-like isoform X1, producing the protein MEKQDQGKKTASDLKAEGNEHFQAAKYDMAAVCYTQALKLCYASENDKERVKEKGVILKNRAACYLKLEKYEEAVSDATESLNILPNDPKALFRRCQAQEKLGKLEAAFQDARTVLHTEPKNTAIQEALKRLGSQLQAKTERCRTTDGLVDEMFNALFNKEDNNERRAQAIKNLVILANDEPGAQKIFRGGELPRVISLLNNGSNEETVSMLKVLKGLCTNSKLRSLSVLSGVTLPRLLTLIESPDKDVATATILVPQQALDSLIPKPPDRKDNKNQEPPKELENEKEVEGLITLLLDAVISEKVGSDARDAIVDVFIKVIPKNKLAVELFVKVGGVRKLMFVAAATASVESQDGEPLAVTNTTRMHISVALAKMVDSFGYHQKEKEPLMEDAQAGVSQYLIQSSPQAHIKGATALCCLFQGVQEAASSLLGKEEFLGKIVALAKNTDRLSQVVASETLALAASEKNLSTVLNTHALPVLKDLYHLKDDSIRVRALVGLCKLGSTGGGTVNDQPFAEGATLKLYKSVRSFLTKSKKGMEVRKWAAEGLSFVTMDAEVKEIFLEDLEALKALLELAKAKDGSLLYGVCQTLVNLTNTFDKPEIPDEMKQLGEFAKVKLPKFHEKDGEEYVRKRIRKLVEEGVISALVNLANTESGNSREMIARVFMGIVTEQEHRGMAVQHGAVKALVALSVQNTEKGADLACQALAKVAITMNPEVAFPGQRSFGLIRPLLKLLHPSKTGLQQFESLMALTNLAQMNDEVRRHIVKEKGFPLIESLMFDDHDMVKRAATECVCNMVMCEEVFKMYEKEDAPTERVKLLTLLSGEEDFELSRAASGALAILSSSEKVCKQIIKVSSYMEIQKQLLVSDNKELRHRGAHIAANMIASNKDIATKIIESEVLEILMVFSNDEDPEMSMVRACAERALEIAEGLSLIKQNKESS; encoded by the exons ATGGAAAAG CAGGATCAGGGCAAGAAAACTGCGTCTGACCTCAAAGCAGAAGGCAATGAACACTTTCAAGCTGCAAAGTATGATATGGCAGCAGTTTGTTATACTCAAGCACTGAAACTGTGTTATGCAAGTGAAAATGATAAGGAAAGAGTAAAGGAGAAAGGAGTGATACTGAAGAACAGAGCTGCTTGTTATTTAAAGCTC GAGAAGTATGAAGAAGCTGTTAGTGATGCAACAGAAT CCTTGAACATTTTGCCAAATGACCCGAAAGCGTTGTTTAGAAGGTGTCAAGCACAGGAGAAACTTGGAAAATTAGAGGCTGCTTTTCAAGATGCTCGAACAGTGCTGCATACAGAACCAAAG AACACTGCCATTCAAGAAGCACTCAAGCGACTAGGATCTCAGCTTCAAGCAAAG ACTGAGCGATGTCGCACCACTGATGGACTTGTAGATGAGATGTTTAATGCACTGTTTAACAAGGAAGATAACAATGAAAGGCGAGCTCAG gCTATCAAGAATCTAGTTATTTTGGCCAATGATGAACCAGGGGCACAAAAGATTTTCAGAGGGG GTGAATTACCTAGGGTCATATCATTGTTAAACAATGGATCCAATGAGGAGACTGTGTCAATGTTGAAAGTTCTCAAAGGGCTCTGTACAAACTCCAAATTAAgg AGTTTATCTGTTCTGAGTGGTGTTACATTACCCAGGCTTTTAACACTTATTGAATCT CCTGACAAAGACGTTGCAACTGCAACTATCTTAGTTCCACAGCAAGCTCTGGATTCACTGATTCCAAAACCACCAGACaggaaagacaacaaaaatcaAGAACCACCTAAAGAATTAG AGAATGAGAAGGAAGTAGAAGGACTTATAACATTACTTTTGGACGCTGTTATCAGTGAGAA AGTTGGTTCAGATGCTCGGGATGCCATCGTTGATGTCTTCATTAAAGTCATTCCCAAAAATAAACTGGCCGTGGAACTGTTTGTGAAAGTTGGAG GTGTTCGTAAGCTGATGTTTGTTGCGGCTGCTACAGCTTCTGTTGAGTCACAAGACGGAGAACCTCTTGCAGTGACAAACACCACTAGGATGCATATATCGGTTGCGCTAGCAAAAATGGTTGATTCATTTGG TTATCACCAGAAAGAGAAGGAGCCTCTAATGGAAGATGCACAGGCTGGTGTGAG CCAGTACCTAATTCAAAGTAGTCCTCAGGCACATATAAAGGGAGCCACCGCACTCTGCTGTCTTTTTCAG GGCGTACAAGAAGCAGCTTCTTCACTTCTTGGTAAAGAAGAATTTCTTGGAAAAATCGTGGCGCTTGCAAAGAACACAGACCGCTTGTCTCAG GTTGTTGCTTCGGAGACTTTAGCTTTGGCAGCATCAGAAAAAAACTTAAgcacagtgctcaatacacac GCTCTCCCTGTCTTGAAGGATTTATACCATTTGAAAGACGATAGCATCAGAGTTCGAGCATTAGTG GGTCTCTGTAAATTGGGTTCGACAGGGGGAGGGACAGTCAATGATCAACCATTTGCCGAGGGAGCTACGTTAAAGTTGTACAAATCAGTGCGAAG TTTTCTGACGAAATCTAAGAAGGGTATGGAAGTACGTAAGTGGGCTGCAGAAGGTTTGTCATTTGTGACCATGGATGCCGAAGTGAAG gaAATTTTTCTCGAAGACCTTGAAGCACTGAAGGCATTATTGGAACTTGCAAAG GCGAAAGATGGTTCTCTTTTGTATGGAGTGTGCCAAACACTTGTAAACTTGACAAATACGTTTGACAAACCAGAAATTCctgatgaaatgaaacaacttGGAGAATTTGCTAAAgtgaaattgccaaaattccATGAAAAG GATGGAGAGGAGTACGTACGGAAAAGAATAAGAAAACTGGTTGAA GAAGGCGTGATTTCAGCCCTTGTTAATTTGGCAAACACTGAGAGTGGTAATAGCAGGGAAATGATAGCGAG agTATTTATGGGGATTGTGACCGAACAGGAGCACAGAGGCATGGCTGTTCAACATGGCGCGGTCAAA GCGCTTGTGGCTCTTTCCGTCCAAAACACGGAGAAAGGAGCCGATTTAGCTTGCCAGGCTTTGGCAAAAGTCGCCATTACCATGAACCCGGAAGTGGCATTCCCTGGACAAAGA TCTTTTGGCCTGATCCGCCCTTTGCTTAAGCTACTTCATCCTTCTAAGACG GGTCTGCAGCAATTCGAATCTCTGATGGCATTAACAAATCTTGCTCAAATGAACGATGAAGTGAG GCGTCATATTGTGAAAGAGAAAGGGTTTCCATTGATCGAGAGCTTGATGTTCGATGATCATGACATGGTGAAACGTGCTGCGACTGAGTGTGTGTGTAACATGGTTATGTGTGAAGAG GTTTTTAAAATGTACGAAAAAGAAGATGCACCCACTGAGAGAGTTAAATTACTAACCCTTCTGTCCGGAGAGGAAGACTTTGAGCTCTCAAG GGCGGCCTCAGGGGCTTTGGCAATCCTCTCTTCCAGTGAAAaagtttgtaaacaaataataaag GTGTCATCTTACATGGAAATCCAAAAACAACTCCTCGTCTCTGATAATAAGGAGTTACGACACAG GGGAGCTCACATTGCGGCCAATATGATCGCTTCAAACAAGGACATTGCAACTAAG ATCATTGAAAGTGAAGTCCTTGAGATTCTCATGGTGTTTTCAAATGATGAGGACCCCGAAATGTCAATGGTCCGCGCATGCGCTGAGCGAGCCTTAGAAATTGCTGAGGGGCTCAGTCTTATCAAGCAAAATAAAGAATCGAGTTGA
- the LOC141860004 gene encoding protein unc-45 homolog B-like isoform X2, whose protein sequence is MEKDQGKKTASDLKAEGNEHFQAAKYDMAAVCYTQALKLCYASENDKERVKEKGVILKNRAACYLKLEKYEEAVSDATESLNILPNDPKALFRRCQAQEKLGKLEAAFQDARTVLHTEPKNTAIQEALKRLGSQLQAKTERCRTTDGLVDEMFNALFNKEDNNERRAQAIKNLVILANDEPGAQKIFRGGELPRVISLLNNGSNEETVSMLKVLKGLCTNSKLRSLSVLSGVTLPRLLTLIESPDKDVATATILVPQQALDSLIPKPPDRKDNKNQEPPKELENEKEVEGLITLLLDAVISEKVGSDARDAIVDVFIKVIPKNKLAVELFVKVGGVRKLMFVAAATASVESQDGEPLAVTNTTRMHISVALAKMVDSFGYHQKEKEPLMEDAQAGVSQYLIQSSPQAHIKGATALCCLFQGVQEAASSLLGKEEFLGKIVALAKNTDRLSQVVASETLALAASEKNLSTVLNTHALPVLKDLYHLKDDSIRVRALVGLCKLGSTGGGTVNDQPFAEGATLKLYKSVRSFLTKSKKGMEVRKWAAEGLSFVTMDAEVKEIFLEDLEALKALLELAKAKDGSLLYGVCQTLVNLTNTFDKPEIPDEMKQLGEFAKVKLPKFHEKDGEEYVRKRIRKLVEEGVISALVNLANTESGNSREMIARVFMGIVTEQEHRGMAVQHGAVKALVALSVQNTEKGADLACQALAKVAITMNPEVAFPGQRSFGLIRPLLKLLHPSKTGLQQFESLMALTNLAQMNDEVRRHIVKEKGFPLIESLMFDDHDMVKRAATECVCNMVMCEEVFKMYEKEDAPTERVKLLTLLSGEEDFELSRAASGALAILSSSEKVCKQIIKVSSYMEIQKQLLVSDNKELRHRGAHIAANMIASNKDIATKIIESEVLEILMVFSNDEDPEMSMVRACAERALEIAEGLSLIKQNKESS, encoded by the exons ATGGAAAAG GATCAGGGCAAGAAAACTGCGTCTGACCTCAAAGCAGAAGGCAATGAACACTTTCAAGCTGCAAAGTATGATATGGCAGCAGTTTGTTATACTCAAGCACTGAAACTGTGTTATGCAAGTGAAAATGATAAGGAAAGAGTAAAGGAGAAAGGAGTGATACTGAAGAACAGAGCTGCTTGTTATTTAAAGCTC GAGAAGTATGAAGAAGCTGTTAGTGATGCAACAGAAT CCTTGAACATTTTGCCAAATGACCCGAAAGCGTTGTTTAGAAGGTGTCAAGCACAGGAGAAACTTGGAAAATTAGAGGCTGCTTTTCAAGATGCTCGAACAGTGCTGCATACAGAACCAAAG AACACTGCCATTCAAGAAGCACTCAAGCGACTAGGATCTCAGCTTCAAGCAAAG ACTGAGCGATGTCGCACCACTGATGGACTTGTAGATGAGATGTTTAATGCACTGTTTAACAAGGAAGATAACAATGAAAGGCGAGCTCAG gCTATCAAGAATCTAGTTATTTTGGCCAATGATGAACCAGGGGCACAAAAGATTTTCAGAGGGG GTGAATTACCTAGGGTCATATCATTGTTAAACAATGGATCCAATGAGGAGACTGTGTCAATGTTGAAAGTTCTCAAAGGGCTCTGTACAAACTCCAAATTAAgg AGTTTATCTGTTCTGAGTGGTGTTACATTACCCAGGCTTTTAACACTTATTGAATCT CCTGACAAAGACGTTGCAACTGCAACTATCTTAGTTCCACAGCAAGCTCTGGATTCACTGATTCCAAAACCACCAGACaggaaagacaacaaaaatcaAGAACCACCTAAAGAATTAG AGAATGAGAAGGAAGTAGAAGGACTTATAACATTACTTTTGGACGCTGTTATCAGTGAGAA AGTTGGTTCAGATGCTCGGGATGCCATCGTTGATGTCTTCATTAAAGTCATTCCCAAAAATAAACTGGCCGTGGAACTGTTTGTGAAAGTTGGAG GTGTTCGTAAGCTGATGTTTGTTGCGGCTGCTACAGCTTCTGTTGAGTCACAAGACGGAGAACCTCTTGCAGTGACAAACACCACTAGGATGCATATATCGGTTGCGCTAGCAAAAATGGTTGATTCATTTGG TTATCACCAGAAAGAGAAGGAGCCTCTAATGGAAGATGCACAGGCTGGTGTGAG CCAGTACCTAATTCAAAGTAGTCCTCAGGCACATATAAAGGGAGCCACCGCACTCTGCTGTCTTTTTCAG GGCGTACAAGAAGCAGCTTCTTCACTTCTTGGTAAAGAAGAATTTCTTGGAAAAATCGTGGCGCTTGCAAAGAACACAGACCGCTTGTCTCAG GTTGTTGCTTCGGAGACTTTAGCTTTGGCAGCATCAGAAAAAAACTTAAgcacagtgctcaatacacac GCTCTCCCTGTCTTGAAGGATTTATACCATTTGAAAGACGATAGCATCAGAGTTCGAGCATTAGTG GGTCTCTGTAAATTGGGTTCGACAGGGGGAGGGACAGTCAATGATCAACCATTTGCCGAGGGAGCTACGTTAAAGTTGTACAAATCAGTGCGAAG TTTTCTGACGAAATCTAAGAAGGGTATGGAAGTACGTAAGTGGGCTGCAGAAGGTTTGTCATTTGTGACCATGGATGCCGAAGTGAAG gaAATTTTTCTCGAAGACCTTGAAGCACTGAAGGCATTATTGGAACTTGCAAAG GCGAAAGATGGTTCTCTTTTGTATGGAGTGTGCCAAACACTTGTAAACTTGACAAATACGTTTGACAAACCAGAAATTCctgatgaaatgaaacaacttGGAGAATTTGCTAAAgtgaaattgccaaaattccATGAAAAG GATGGAGAGGAGTACGTACGGAAAAGAATAAGAAAACTGGTTGAA GAAGGCGTGATTTCAGCCCTTGTTAATTTGGCAAACACTGAGAGTGGTAATAGCAGGGAAATGATAGCGAG agTATTTATGGGGATTGTGACCGAACAGGAGCACAGAGGCATGGCTGTTCAACATGGCGCGGTCAAA GCGCTTGTGGCTCTTTCCGTCCAAAACACGGAGAAAGGAGCCGATTTAGCTTGCCAGGCTTTGGCAAAAGTCGCCATTACCATGAACCCGGAAGTGGCATTCCCTGGACAAAGA TCTTTTGGCCTGATCCGCCCTTTGCTTAAGCTACTTCATCCTTCTAAGACG GGTCTGCAGCAATTCGAATCTCTGATGGCATTAACAAATCTTGCTCAAATGAACGATGAAGTGAG GCGTCATATTGTGAAAGAGAAAGGGTTTCCATTGATCGAGAGCTTGATGTTCGATGATCATGACATGGTGAAACGTGCTGCGACTGAGTGTGTGTGTAACATGGTTATGTGTGAAGAG GTTTTTAAAATGTACGAAAAAGAAGATGCACCCACTGAGAGAGTTAAATTACTAACCCTTCTGTCCGGAGAGGAAGACTTTGAGCTCTCAAG GGCGGCCTCAGGGGCTTTGGCAATCCTCTCTTCCAGTGAAAaagtttgtaaacaaataataaag GTGTCATCTTACATGGAAATCCAAAAACAACTCCTCGTCTCTGATAATAAGGAGTTACGACACAG GGGAGCTCACATTGCGGCCAATATGATCGCTTCAAACAAGGACATTGCAACTAAG ATCATTGAAAGTGAAGTCCTTGAGATTCTCATGGTGTTTTCAAATGATGAGGACCCCGAAATGTCAATGGTCCGCGCATGCGCTGAGCGAGCCTTAGAAATTGCTGAGGGGCTCAGTCTTATCAAGCAAAATAAAGAATCGAGTTGA
- the LOC141860004 gene encoding protein unc-45 homolog A-like isoform X3 — protein MAAVCYTQALKLCYASENDKERVKEKGVILKNRAACYLKLEKYEEAVSDATESLNILPNDPKALFRRCQAQEKLGKLEAAFQDARTVLHTEPKNTAIQEALKRLGSQLQAKTERCRTTDGLVDEMFNALFNKEDNNERRAQAIKNLVILANDEPGAQKIFRGGELPRVISLLNNGSNEETVSMLKVLKGLCTNSKLRSLSVLSGVTLPRLLTLIESPDKDVATATILVPQQALDSLIPKPPDRKDNKNQEPPKELENEKEVEGLITLLLDAVISEKVGSDARDAIVDVFIKVIPKNKLAVELFVKVGGVRKLMFVAAATASVESQDGEPLAVTNTTRMHISVALAKMVDSFGYHQKEKEPLMEDAQAGVSQYLIQSSPQAHIKGATALCCLFQGVQEAASSLLGKEEFLGKIVALAKNTDRLSQVVASETLALAASEKNLSTVLNTHALPVLKDLYHLKDDSIRVRALVGLCKLGSTGGGTVNDQPFAEGATLKLYKSVRSFLTKSKKGMEVRKWAAEGLSFVTMDAEVKEIFLEDLEALKALLELAKAKDGSLLYGVCQTLVNLTNTFDKPEIPDEMKQLGEFAKVKLPKFHEKDGEEYVRKRIRKLVEEGVISALVNLANTESGNSREMIARVFMGIVTEQEHRGMAVQHGAVKALVALSVQNTEKGADLACQALAKVAITMNPEVAFPGQRSFGLIRPLLKLLHPSKTGLQQFESLMALTNLAQMNDEVRRHIVKEKGFPLIESLMFDDHDMVKRAATECVCNMVMCEEVFKMYEKEDAPTERVKLLTLLSGEEDFELSRAASGALAILSSSEKVCKQIIKVSSYMEIQKQLLVSDNKELRHRGAHIAANMIASNKDIATKIIESEVLEILMVFSNDEDPEMSMVRACAERALEIAEGLSLIKQNKESS, from the exons ATGGCAGCAGTTTGTTATACTCAAGCACTGAAACTGTGTTATGCAAGTGAAAATGATAAGGAAAGAGTAAAGGAGAAAGGAGTGATACTGAAGAACAGAGCTGCTTGTTATTTAAAGCTC GAGAAGTATGAAGAAGCTGTTAGTGATGCAACAGAAT CCTTGAACATTTTGCCAAATGACCCGAAAGCGTTGTTTAGAAGGTGTCAAGCACAGGAGAAACTTGGAAAATTAGAGGCTGCTTTTCAAGATGCTCGAACAGTGCTGCATACAGAACCAAAG AACACTGCCATTCAAGAAGCACTCAAGCGACTAGGATCTCAGCTTCAAGCAAAG ACTGAGCGATGTCGCACCACTGATGGACTTGTAGATGAGATGTTTAATGCACTGTTTAACAAGGAAGATAACAATGAAAGGCGAGCTCAG gCTATCAAGAATCTAGTTATTTTGGCCAATGATGAACCAGGGGCACAAAAGATTTTCAGAGGGG GTGAATTACCTAGGGTCATATCATTGTTAAACAATGGATCCAATGAGGAGACTGTGTCAATGTTGAAAGTTCTCAAAGGGCTCTGTACAAACTCCAAATTAAgg AGTTTATCTGTTCTGAGTGGTGTTACATTACCCAGGCTTTTAACACTTATTGAATCT CCTGACAAAGACGTTGCAACTGCAACTATCTTAGTTCCACAGCAAGCTCTGGATTCACTGATTCCAAAACCACCAGACaggaaagacaacaaaaatcaAGAACCACCTAAAGAATTAG AGAATGAGAAGGAAGTAGAAGGACTTATAACATTACTTTTGGACGCTGTTATCAGTGAGAA AGTTGGTTCAGATGCTCGGGATGCCATCGTTGATGTCTTCATTAAAGTCATTCCCAAAAATAAACTGGCCGTGGAACTGTTTGTGAAAGTTGGAG GTGTTCGTAAGCTGATGTTTGTTGCGGCTGCTACAGCTTCTGTTGAGTCACAAGACGGAGAACCTCTTGCAGTGACAAACACCACTAGGATGCATATATCGGTTGCGCTAGCAAAAATGGTTGATTCATTTGG TTATCACCAGAAAGAGAAGGAGCCTCTAATGGAAGATGCACAGGCTGGTGTGAG CCAGTACCTAATTCAAAGTAGTCCTCAGGCACATATAAAGGGAGCCACCGCACTCTGCTGTCTTTTTCAG GGCGTACAAGAAGCAGCTTCTTCACTTCTTGGTAAAGAAGAATTTCTTGGAAAAATCGTGGCGCTTGCAAAGAACACAGACCGCTTGTCTCAG GTTGTTGCTTCGGAGACTTTAGCTTTGGCAGCATCAGAAAAAAACTTAAgcacagtgctcaatacacac GCTCTCCCTGTCTTGAAGGATTTATACCATTTGAAAGACGATAGCATCAGAGTTCGAGCATTAGTG GGTCTCTGTAAATTGGGTTCGACAGGGGGAGGGACAGTCAATGATCAACCATTTGCCGAGGGAGCTACGTTAAAGTTGTACAAATCAGTGCGAAG TTTTCTGACGAAATCTAAGAAGGGTATGGAAGTACGTAAGTGGGCTGCAGAAGGTTTGTCATTTGTGACCATGGATGCCGAAGTGAAG gaAATTTTTCTCGAAGACCTTGAAGCACTGAAGGCATTATTGGAACTTGCAAAG GCGAAAGATGGTTCTCTTTTGTATGGAGTGTGCCAAACACTTGTAAACTTGACAAATACGTTTGACAAACCAGAAATTCctgatgaaatgaaacaacttGGAGAATTTGCTAAAgtgaaattgccaaaattccATGAAAAG GATGGAGAGGAGTACGTACGGAAAAGAATAAGAAAACTGGTTGAA GAAGGCGTGATTTCAGCCCTTGTTAATTTGGCAAACACTGAGAGTGGTAATAGCAGGGAAATGATAGCGAG agTATTTATGGGGATTGTGACCGAACAGGAGCACAGAGGCATGGCTGTTCAACATGGCGCGGTCAAA GCGCTTGTGGCTCTTTCCGTCCAAAACACGGAGAAAGGAGCCGATTTAGCTTGCCAGGCTTTGGCAAAAGTCGCCATTACCATGAACCCGGAAGTGGCATTCCCTGGACAAAGA TCTTTTGGCCTGATCCGCCCTTTGCTTAAGCTACTTCATCCTTCTAAGACG GGTCTGCAGCAATTCGAATCTCTGATGGCATTAACAAATCTTGCTCAAATGAACGATGAAGTGAG GCGTCATATTGTGAAAGAGAAAGGGTTTCCATTGATCGAGAGCTTGATGTTCGATGATCATGACATGGTGAAACGTGCTGCGACTGAGTGTGTGTGTAACATGGTTATGTGTGAAGAG GTTTTTAAAATGTACGAAAAAGAAGATGCACCCACTGAGAGAGTTAAATTACTAACCCTTCTGTCCGGAGAGGAAGACTTTGAGCTCTCAAG GGCGGCCTCAGGGGCTTTGGCAATCCTCTCTTCCAGTGAAAaagtttgtaaacaaataataaag GTGTCATCTTACATGGAAATCCAAAAACAACTCCTCGTCTCTGATAATAAGGAGTTACGACACAG GGGAGCTCACATTGCGGCCAATATGATCGCTTCAAACAAGGACATTGCAACTAAG ATCATTGAAAGTGAAGTCCTTGAGATTCTCATGGTGTTTTCAAATGATGAGGACCCCGAAATGTCAATGGTCCGCGCATGCGCTGAGCGAGCCTTAGAAATTGCTGAGGGGCTCAGTCTTATCAAGCAAAATAAAGAATCGAGTTGA
- the LOC141860006 gene encoding protein unc-45 homolog B-like yields MAVVCYTQALKLCSANENDKERVKEKGVILKNRAACYLKLEKYEEAVSDATECKSCYRLINIL; encoded by the exons ATGGCAGTAGTTTGTTATACTCAAGCACTGAAACTGTGTtctgcaaatgaaaatgataagGAAAGAGTAAAGGAGAAAGGAGTGATACTGAAGAACAGAGCTGCTTGTTATTTGAAGCTT GAGAAGTATGAAGAAGCTGTTAGTGATGCAACAGAATGCAAGTCTTGCTACAGGCTTATAAATATCTTGTAA